The Belonocnema kinseyi isolate 2016_QV_RU_SX_M_011 chromosome 10, B_treatae_v1, whole genome shotgun sequence genome has a window encoding:
- the LOC117181553 gene encoding trypsin delta-like — MFRFLLFFTLLVVVSTVHHDTMLPATRTAIADGVTTGIVPYHVAVFQVNEDRYSFVICSGSIVSSRFVLTAAQCFHQTQQVFPIKIRAGSPNGEFGGCLHKATHIIRHSSYKKLAKNSLATVNDIALIKVNKPFKLGPNIAIIPLFQEETPAYIYGTASTWGRAEGLSASLKAVRVELWDKVECARYYESVPFPEGQICTGNPRQKSCHGNLGGPLVVNGTQVGIDIWGESVCWHGPLVYTEVAQYISWINYYIYEQLEMQD, encoded by the exons ATgtttagatttttattattttttaccctATTGGTGGTGGTGTCAACAGTACACCATG ATACAATGCTGCCAGCTACGAGAACAGCTATAGCTGATGGTGTAACAACAGGAATTGTGCCTTACCATGTGGCTGTGTTTCAAGTGAACGAGGATAGATACTCTTTTGTAATTTGCTCTGGCAGTATAGTATCAAGCCGATTTGTTCTAACTGCAGCTCAATGTTTTCATCAAACTCAACaagtatttccaataaaaatacgAGCAGGATCACCAAATGGAGAATTCGGTGGATGTCTGCACAAGGCAACACATATTATTCGACACAGTAGCTACAAGAAATTAGCGAAAAATAGTTTAGCAACTGTAAACGACATTGCTTTAATTAAAGTGAATAAGCCGTTTAAATTAGGGCCAAATATTGcaataattcctctttttcaaGAAGAAACTCCAGCATACATTTATGGTACAGCCAGTACATGGGGAAGGGCTGAAGGTCTTTCTGCTTCTTTAAAAGCAGTAAGGGTAGAATTATGGGACAAAGTGGAATGTGCAAGGTATTACGAAAGTGTTCCCTTTCCTGAGGGCCAAATTTGTACCGGAAATCCGCGGCAAAAAAGTTGTCATGGCAATCTCGGTGGACCTTTAGTGGTTAATGGTACTCAAGTAGGAATAGATATCTGGGGTGAATCAGTATGTTGGCATGGTCCTCTGGTTTATACTGAAGTCGCGCAATACATATCATggataaattattacatatacgAACAGCTAGAAATGCAGGattaa